TGCCAGCCGAGTGGCGTGCGCTGCCATAGGGTCGCTCTTAGCGTGTGTCGAGCGCTTTGCCCCTGCGTATCCACATGAGCCGAGCGGTAGGTGAGGAGCGCGATGCCCTCCGCGAGATGCTCGAGGGCGAACTCCTGCGAGACAACGCGGCTCGGGCGGGACTCGGTCGTGAGCTCCGTGAGGATATCCGCCTTGGAGAAGACGCGCCCCGAACGTCCGAACTCCACGAAAGACTCGTGCAAGAGCGACTTGAGCTTTTCTGTGTCGGCCCGCACCTCGGGTTGGTGAAGTGATTGCTCCAACTCGCGCAGTTCGACCAGCAACGGGTCTTCGCCGGGCGCCTGCATCACGGCTCCGTACCGCTCAGGGCGAGTTCTGCAATGTCCAGGGTGAGCCGTACGAGCGTCGCGTAAGGCGTGTTGTTGTTCGACAGGATCACCACCGTGCCCTGCGGGAACATGGTCAGCATGGTGGTGGTGCCAGCGAGCTCGCCGTTGTAGGTGATGACCTTGACCTCCACATCCGCCACGGGCGTGGCGCTGACCGTGAACCCCATCGGATGGTCCTCATCGAGCAGCACGTCGAGCATCTCATCGTTCAGTAGGGATCCGGTGACGAGTGCGTTGCCGAAGGTGGCCAGGTCCGCGGCGGTGGCGTACTGGGAGGCAGTCGCCCTGAAGAGCACCGTGTTGTGTAGCTGAATTCGCTCGTACGCGTCGCCGTCGCGCAGGTAGGTGGGCGCTACGGTGTTCGCTTCTGCCAGGTAGATCTGCCCGGTGTGCTCGAGGCCCAAGGGCTCCAGAATCCTCTCCTCCAGCAGTGCTTCGTAGCGCTCCCCTGTGGCGGCTTCCAGGATGAGTCCGAGCAAGTAGTAGTTCGCGTTCGAGTAGTAGTAGTCCTCGCCCGGGGGGAACTTCAGCGCGAGTGAGGCGATCTGCGCCAGAAACGACTCCGGCGTGAATTTGCCTTTCACTGCGGGATCGAACCAACCGGGGATGTCGGTGTAGTGGGGGATCCCGGAGCGGTTCTGCAGCAGCTGTCTGACCGAGACGGCGTCAGCGTAGGAGGCGTCGAAGGTCGGCAGGTACGCGCTGATCGGCTTGTCCAACGCCAGCCGGCCCAAGCTCACCTGGTCCAGCACCAGCGTTGCAGTGAAGCTCTTGGTGATCGACGCGATCGTGAAGGCGGTGTCGGTGCGGATCTCGTAGTGCGCTCGCAGCGGATCGAGGTTGAACGCCTGCTCGTACACCGGTTGCCCATCGGTGGTGATCAGCACCACTCCCGAGAGGTTCTGTTCGCGGACCAACGCTGAGAGGTGTTCCACCAAGGGGGCGTACGGTTCGGCGGTCGACGCAGGGCTGCGCTCCTCAGCATAGCTGCTCGCGAGCGCGAGGAAGGTGATGATCAGGCAGGCGAGGCGTCTCGTGGGTTGGCGATGGGTCATGTTGGGGGATAGCCGTAAAGCGATCGGCGCGAGCGGCAAACACTGATCTTCGCCCAACTAGCGCTGGCTTGCCACCTG
The sequence above is drawn from the Pseudomonadota bacterium genome and encodes:
- a CDS encoding DUF4440 domain-containing protein, whose amino-acid sequence is MQAPGEDPLLVELRELEQSLHQPEVRADTEKLKSLLHESFVEFGRSGRVFSKADILTELTTESRPSRVVSQEFALEHLAEGIALLTYRSAHVDTQGQSARHTLRATLWQRTPLGWQARFHQGTATAPFNAPSP
- a CDS encoding serine hydrolase domain-containing protein, producing the protein MTHRQPTRRLACLIITFLALASSYAEERSPASTAEPYAPLVEHLSALVREQNLSGVVLITTDGQPVYEQAFNLDPLRAHYEIRTDTAFTIASITKSFTATLVLDQVSLGRLALDKPISAYLPTFDASYADAVSVRQLLQNRSGIPHYTDIPGWFDPAVKGKFTPESFLAQIASLALKFPPGEDYYYSNANYYLLGLILEAATGERYEALLEERILEPLGLEHTGQIYLAEANTVAPTYLRDGDAYERIQLHNTVLFRATASQYATAADLATFGNALVTGSLLNDEMLDVLLDEDHPMGFTVSATPVADVEVKVITYNGELAGTTTMLTMFPQGTVVILSNNNTPYATLVRLTLDIAELALSGTEP